The Fibrobacter sp. UWR2 genome contains a region encoding:
- a CDS encoding glycosyltransferase, with protein MKVLVAPLDWGLGHATRCVPVVKEFIRNGAEVELAVVPANAAFFREVFPEVRQRIAPGYNIVYPKHGFNMALWLLKKSSHLNAIIRYEHRYAEEMVERHGYDIVFSDNRFGFYSRKAYSIYMTHQRRIAFPQAFAALEGIGIRWHKSLMKHFDEVWVPDIEEFPGYAGTLSHVDGSPVPLQYVGLLSRFADSDARTFSDCGSETSKSSESGPSILAIVSGVEPARTRFEKDLRETLAQIPGHHVMILGKPQSGVRTWTEGNIEFHSHLPTEEFSRAVKKADWVISRGGYSTVMDMAYLGARSIFVPTPGQYEQVALAKNLASAGYAVHIPAQDLSAGALEKAFRQKVALPAPPRSDILQEAVKKVVTRFG; from the coding sequence GTGAAAGTACTTGTAGCCCCTCTGGATTGGGGGCTAGGGCATGCGACACGTTGCGTGCCCGTCGTAAAGGAATTTATCCGTAACGGAGCCGAGGTCGAGCTTGCGGTAGTACCCGCAAATGCTGCCTTTTTCCGAGAAGTGTTCCCGGAAGTGCGTCAGCGTATTGCTCCAGGCTACAATATCGTATACCCCAAGCACGGATTCAACATGGCGCTCTGGCTACTCAAGAAGAGTTCTCACCTGAACGCCATTATCCGTTACGAGCACCGATACGCCGAAGAGATGGTCGAACGCCATGGCTACGACATCGTGTTCTCGGACAACCGTTTCGGGTTCTACTCCAGAAAGGCCTACAGCATCTACATGACGCACCAACGACGTATCGCATTCCCGCAAGCATTCGCCGCGCTAGAAGGCATAGGCATCCGTTGGCACAAATCCCTGATGAAGCATTTCGACGAGGTGTGGGTACCCGACATAGAAGAATTTCCCGGATATGCGGGAACGCTTTCGCACGTAGACGGAAGCCCGGTTCCGCTCCAGTACGTGGGACTCCTTTCGCGGTTTGCCGATTCAGATGCGAGAACCTTTTCGGATTGCGGAAGCGAGACTTCAAAGTCTAGCGAAAGCGGCCCAAGTATCCTCGCGATAGTCTCGGGGGTCGAACCCGCCCGGACCCGCTTCGAGAAAGACCTTCGCGAAACCCTAGCTCAGATTCCAGGCCATCACGTGATGATACTAGGGAAACCGCAATCAGGCGTACGCACCTGGACCGAGGGTAACATCGAGTTCCACAGCCACTTGCCGACCGAAGAATTCTCCAGGGCCGTAAAAAAGGCCGACTGGGTCATAAGTAGGGGAGGCTACAGTACCGTCATGGATATGGCCTACCTAGGAGCGCGCAGCATATTCGTCCCGACTCCGGGGCAGTACGAGCAGGTGGCGCTCGCAAAGAATCTTGCCTCCGCGGGCTATGCCGTGCACATTCCGGCTCAAGACCTTTCCGCAGGCGCGTTGGAAAAGGCTTTCCGCCAAAAGGTGGCGCTACCCGCGCCCCCGCGTAGTGACATTCTCCAAGAAGCAGTCAAGAAAGTAGTGACTCGCTTTGGCTGA
- a CDS encoding HD domain-containing phosphohydrolase: MVIVFLTIVCIVAAINNLLLIRINPRQDGPYRLIFFAVFVACTGHLFLALSTNLDQAILANKMNYIGAIFMPLLTFDACLAVCKVRFPVWGHALLAIFVYFVFALSATVGYSDIYYKTIEYVNINGIGNYVATYGPGHDLFNLMVMGFFAANVGLIVYAFLRKRNVSYKSLMAISSIELASIAALFISRILESDTVVMPAVYIFDQFALLYICFHVKRYNVDQTIAQALDSQNTDGYVMLTSSNIFLGCNEMACKLFPSFEKCRIDYAMPDDTPINHILLSWNAKTDAKDAPVEKSFDLNGKYYKIRLSQLPFTRRHRIHLFRIEDSTTMHRYINMLGTNNVRLELLLKKNDSHIRLIQEKMIVNMAEIVESRDSNTGSHIKRTSKVVSILAEYLRTKGNFGFPDSFYDSLVSAAPMHDLGKIAIDDRILRKPGKFTTQEFEEMKTHPEKGAMIVENLLTSIEEPEFVKIACNVARYHHERFDGCGYPMKLKGTAIPFEARIMAIADVYDALVSKRCYKEAMSFADAFEIIVEGMGSQYDPSLRDCFVACRENLEAYYKSLSENEA, encoded by the coding sequence ATGGTCATCGTTTTCTTGACTATAGTCTGTATCGTAGCAGCAATAAACAACTTGCTGCTTATTCGTATTAATCCAAGGCAGGATGGCCCTTATCGGTTAATATTCTTTGCAGTATTTGTCGCCTGTACCGGTCACCTTTTCCTAGCCCTGTCAACAAACCTGGACCAGGCCATCCTTGCAAACAAGATGAACTATATCGGAGCGATTTTCATGCCGCTCCTGACTTTTGACGCATGCCTTGCCGTATGCAAGGTTCGTTTCCCCGTCTGGGGGCATGCGCTCCTGGCTATTTTTGTCTATTTCGTTTTCGCACTCTCAGCCACTGTCGGCTACAGCGACATCTATTACAAGACTATCGAGTACGTCAACATCAACGGGATAGGGAATTACGTCGCCACCTACGGGCCAGGACACGACCTGTTCAACCTCATGGTCATGGGGTTCTTTGCTGCAAACGTGGGTCTAATCGTTTACGCCTTCCTACGCAAGCGAAATGTCTCGTACAAGAGCCTCATGGCGATTTCCTCTATTGAACTTGCTTCCATCGCTGCGCTATTCATCTCGAGAATTCTCGAAAGCGATACCGTGGTAATGCCGGCAGTCTACATATTCGACCAGTTCGCTCTTCTGTACATCTGCTTCCACGTCAAGCGCTACAATGTGGACCAGACTATCGCCCAGGCACTAGATTCCCAGAACACCGACGGCTACGTGATGCTGACATCCAGCAACATTTTCCTCGGCTGTAACGAGATGGCATGCAAGCTTTTTCCCAGTTTCGAAAAGTGCCGTATCGACTATGCGATGCCCGATGATACGCCCATAAACCACATACTCCTTTCGTGGAATGCCAAAACAGATGCAAAAGACGCTCCCGTAGAAAAAAGTTTTGACCTCAACGGCAAATACTACAAGATAAGGCTAAGCCAGCTTCCGTTCACCCGGCGCCACCGGATTCACTTGTTCAGAATCGAGGACTCGACAACCATGCATAGGTACATCAATATGCTTGGCACGAACAACGTCCGCCTCGAACTGCTGCTAAAGAAGAACGACTCGCACATAAGGCTCATCCAGGAAAAGATGATTGTCAACATGGCCGAGATTGTCGAAAGCCGAGATAGCAATACGGGCAGCCATATCAAGCGGACCAGCAAGGTGGTCTCTATCCTGGCGGAATACCTGCGTACAAAGGGGAACTTCGGTTTTCCTGACTCATTCTACGACAGCCTTGTTTCGGCAGCGCCGATGCACGATCTCGGCAAGATCGCAATAGACGACCGCATCCTGCGCAAGCCAGGCAAATTTACCACGCAGGAATTCGAAGAAATGAAAACGCATCCCGAGAAGGGGGCCATGATTGTCGAAAACCTCCTAACCTCCATCGAGGAGCCGGAATTCGTGAAGATTGCGTGCAACGTTGCCCGTTACCATCACGAACGTTTCGACGGCTGCGGCTACCCGATGAAACTCAAGGGGACAGCCATTCCGTTCGAGGCCCGCATCATGGCTATTGCCGACGTATACGATGCCCTAGTGAGCAAACGATGCTACAAGGAGGCCATGTCCTTTGCCGATGCATTCGAGATCATCGTCGAGGGAATGGGCTCGCAATACGATCCGTCGCTACGTGACTGCTTTGTCGCCTGCCGCGAAAACCTGGAAGCCTACTACAAGAGCCTGAGCGAGAACGAGGCATAG
- a CDS encoding mechanosensitive ion channel family protein codes for MPIDNEYVNLALLLSAIAFLFLAIYAAFVPLLKRWAKKTPNTFNMLLVERHVASRLLQIIPATAFSSTIPRILNTEDWLYDLCSRAANIWYTLLSFAVACSVLDVVEHFNGINERTMKRPLHGIFQAVKVVLFCLAAIFIVSQLTDKSPVIIFSAIGAMTTVLMLIFKDSILGVVSGVQINISDLLRKGDWIEIERHHTDGTVMDITLTSVKVRNWDNTISVIPAYDLITNSFRNWRGMQDSGVRRIKRAMYVDLKTVRFLTPEEIANLSKIEILAPYLSAKAQEIVGEESKAELMGVASGTENPDTLNSRHLTNIGTFRAYCTAYLRSRKTVAQNMTLMTRLLEPTPQGLPLEIYAFANTTEWEVFEGIQADILDHLIAAMSEFGLELYQYGAGFKA; via the coding sequence ATGCCAATCGACAACGAATACGTGAATCTCGCCCTACTGCTTTCGGCGATAGCCTTCCTTTTCCTTGCTATCTACGCGGCCTTTGTCCCACTGCTCAAGCGTTGGGCGAAAAAGACGCCGAACACCTTCAACATGCTCCTTGTCGAAAGGCATGTGGCATCGCGCCTTTTGCAGATTATCCCTGCGACGGCGTTTTCATCGACAATCCCGCGCATTCTCAATACCGAAGACTGGCTTTATGACCTTTGCTCGAGGGCAGCGAATATCTGGTATACACTGCTTTCTTTTGCTGTTGCCTGCTCGGTCCTCGACGTAGTGGAGCATTTCAACGGCATCAACGAACGCACCATGAAGCGCCCGTTGCACGGTATTTTCCAGGCAGTGAAGGTTGTCTTGTTCTGCCTTGCGGCGATATTCATCGTAAGCCAGCTCACCGACAAGAGCCCGGTGATAATCTTCTCTGCAATCGGCGCGATGACGACCGTGCTGATGTTGATTTTCAAGGATTCCATTCTGGGTGTCGTTTCGGGCGTGCAGATTAACATTTCCGACCTGCTCCGTAAAGGCGACTGGATTGAAATCGAGCGCCACCATACCGACGGTACGGTCATGGACATCACGCTCACTTCGGTGAAGGTGCGTAACTGGGACAACACCATCTCGGTCATCCCGGCATACGACCTCATCACGAATTCGTTCCGCAACTGGCGTGGCATGCAGGATTCCGGCGTGCGTCGTATCAAGAGGGCGATGTATGTCGACTTGAAGACGGTCCGCTTCCTCACGCCCGAAGAAATTGCGAACTTGTCGAAAATTGAGATCCTTGCGCCGTACCTGAGTGCAAAAGCGCAAGAAATTGTGGGCGAGGAGTCCAAGGCGGAATTGATGGGGGTCGCCTCCGGGACCGAGAATCCGGACACGCTCAATAGCCGCCACCTCACCAATATCGGCACGTTCCGCGCCTACTGCACGGCATACCTCCGTTCGCGCAAGACTGTCGCTCAGAACATGACGCTCATGACGCGCCTGCTGGAGCCAACCCCGCAGGGGCTTCCGCTCGAGATTTACGCATTTGCGAATACCACCGAGTGGGAGGTTTTCGAAGGCATCCAGGCAGATATACTGGACCACCTGATTGCGGCCATGTCGGAATTCGGGCTGGAGCTGTACCAGTATGGCGCTGGCTTTAAGGCGTAG